Proteins co-encoded in one Bremerella sp. TYQ1 genomic window:
- a CDS encoding DUF1559 domain-containing protein gives MKRRHGFTLVELLVVIAIIGVLVGLLMPAVQQARESARRMQCSNNLHQLAVAMHVYHETHDAFPAAWDAGGQWSGLARLLPFLEQGPLEAAIDWGTSYTAYQSNGAQANILNVGVPLPAVELDMFKCPSEINLRAIDVTGDGTPDHFPSNYALSHGTFMVYDGSQSGDGAFGANRYTRIAEFADGTSNTMAISEVNTYTRFYSGSEYDNSSGVPSLSDVANIINTNVTAGTAPAGHSQWVSGNVHQTGYTAFFTPNTIFNIDGQLQPADFVNNSEGAGDVDQNPCMGAVTARSFHPGVVNVAFVDGSVSKVTETVDLNVYRTIGTRFGGEVSLRNKL, from the coding sequence ATGAAACGCCGTCACGGTTTCACGCTCGTTGAATTGTTGGTGGTCATCGCCATCATTGGGGTCTTGGTCGGGCTACTGATGCCGGCCGTGCAGCAAGCTCGCGAGTCCGCTCGGCGAATGCAGTGCTCCAACAATTTGCATCAGTTGGCCGTGGCAATGCACGTTTATCACGAAACCCACGATGCGTTTCCCGCCGCGTGGGATGCCGGAGGGCAATGGTCTGGCCTGGCTCGACTGCTGCCGTTTCTTGAACAAGGGCCACTGGAAGCAGCCATCGACTGGGGAACTTCCTACACTGCCTATCAATCCAACGGAGCCCAGGCCAACATTTTGAATGTCGGCGTACCACTTCCGGCCGTGGAACTCGATATGTTTAAGTGCCCATCGGAAATAAACTTACGTGCGATCGACGTCACCGGAGACGGCACCCCCGATCACTTTCCGTCGAACTATGCCCTCTCGCACGGCACGTTTATGGTTTACGACGGTTCGCAGTCAGGCGACGGCGCTTTCGGAGCGAACCGCTATACCCGCATCGCGGAATTCGCCGACGGCACAAGCAACACCATGGCCATTTCCGAGGTGAATACGTACACGCGGTTCTATTCCGGCTCGGAGTACGACAACTCGTCCGGTGTGCCGAGCCTTTCCGACGTGGCGAACATTATCAACACAAACGTCACCGCAGGGACGGCACCGGCTGGCCACTCGCAATGGGTCAGCGGCAACGTCCATCAAACCGGTTACACGGCCTTCTTCACGCCGAATACCATCTTCAATATCGATGGTCAATTGCAGCCTGCCGACTTCGTGAACAACTCGGAAGGGGCTGGCGATGTCGATCAGAATCCATGCATGGGTGCAGTCACGGCCCGCAGCTTCCACCCAGGGGTGGTGAATGTCGCGTTCGTTGATGGAAGCGTTAGCAAGGTAACCGAAACGGTCGACCTCAACGTTTACCGCACGATCGGTACTCGCTTCGGCGGTGAGGTTTCCTTACGCAACAAATTGTAA
- a CDS encoding serine/threonine protein kinase, which yields MSRLVREQNGRKMWRSNQSSNACDVMSLEETQKQTPGQLSAAKHLSRPKGKPPCDIPGYDLDALLGRGAYGEVWVATAQNTGRRVAIKIYHHRGALDESVVSAEVEKLVFLSADRYVVQLLEVGWNSEPPYYVMEYLPNGSLEDQLRRGGAMQIEDAIHIFKDVVIGLLHAHGKGIFHCDLKPANILLDQDGKARIADFGQSRLSNDQRPALGTLFFMAPEQADIEATPDVRWDVYALGALLYTMLVGEPPFRSSSSVGEIDSTSGLRDRLQKYRELIANSPPPENHKKIRGIDRELIQIIDRAISVNPRHRYHNVQEVYDALNERERNRYRRPLLVLGILGPAVLLTIGLLFGWQNYKTAMATSEGAMISKAHESNQFAAELAATNVSSAIGQRFEEVERLADDPEFLDLYLNTIYDPELKELLDRLHEVRATGADQTPDRIAFQQHPNRQALQDRIRAQFELPSQKNTASWFVVDAHGFHIASSFDADPAVSPIGGYFGYRTYFQGGAADLSPTAPTPEPINETHLSAVFRSTASGTWKVAMSTPLRTNGKLVGIVAMSIDVGKFTSLEPAEHQFAVLVDGRDAPTHGVILQHPLYDKLLENREMVPIRFSEEDQYRVKLDQFQSNQPVVGKDPIGHDKLGQEYNKPWIFAAKDVVLPQRKGQVSSDPQSTGLVVVVQEDHGFAVKPIHELGKQLSQQAMLAVSLIILVVLTLWYFVVRALRRVDVGAVATGDSSSVIPPHEMPTIVAPVKTGTKS from the coding sequence ATGTCACGATTGGTACGGGAGCAAAATGGTCGTAAAATGTGGCGATCGAACCAATCTTCGAATGCTTGCGATGTTATGAGCCTGGAAGAAACCCAAAAACAAACGCCGGGGCAATTGAGCGCGGCCAAACACTTGAGCCGCCCCAAGGGCAAACCGCCGTGTGATATTCCTGGCTACGACCTGGACGCTTTGCTCGGCCGTGGTGCCTATGGGGAAGTCTGGGTCGCCACGGCCCAGAATACCGGGCGCCGTGTCGCGATCAAGATCTACCACCACCGCGGGGCACTGGACGAAAGTGTCGTTTCGGCGGAAGTCGAAAAACTGGTTTTTCTTTCGGCCGATCGTTACGTTGTCCAGCTTCTAGAAGTGGGTTGGAATTCGGAACCTCCCTACTACGTGATGGAGTATCTTCCCAACGGATCGCTGGAAGATCAACTTCGTCGCGGCGGAGCGATGCAGATCGAGGACGCGATTCACATCTTCAAAGATGTGGTGATTGGCCTGCTGCATGCCCACGGTAAAGGTATTTTTCACTGCGACTTGAAGCCAGCCAATATCTTGCTGGATCAAGACGGCAAAGCTCGCATTGCCGACTTCGGCCAATCGCGGCTGTCCAACGATCAACGCCCTGCCCTGGGGACACTCTTTTTCATGGCCCCCGAGCAAGCGGACATCGAGGCCACCCCCGATGTCCGCTGGGACGTGTACGCACTGGGGGCGCTGCTGTATACGATGCTCGTCGGCGAGCCTCCGTTTCGCTCTTCTTCCAGCGTCGGAGAAATTGATTCGACCTCCGGACTTCGCGATCGACTGCAGAAATATCGTGAACTGATCGCCAATTCGCCGCCGCCAGAGAACCATAAAAAAATTCGGGGCATCGACCGCGAGTTAATCCAGATCATCGATCGGGCAATCAGCGTCAATCCTCGGCACCGATACCACAACGTTCAGGAAGTTTACGACGCCTTGAACGAGCGGGAACGGAACCGATATCGTCGCCCCCTGTTGGTGCTAGGCATTCTGGGGCCTGCGGTGCTGCTGACGATCGGGCTTCTGTTTGGCTGGCAGAATTACAAAACGGCGATGGCGACCAGCGAAGGGGCGATGATCTCCAAAGCCCACGAAAGCAATCAGTTTGCCGCGGAACTTGCCGCTACGAATGTCTCGAGCGCCATCGGTCAGCGTTTCGAGGAAGTGGAACGCCTGGCAGACGATCCGGAGTTTCTCGATCTGTATTTGAACACCATCTACGATCCGGAGCTGAAGGAGCTGCTGGATCGATTGCATGAAGTCCGCGCGACGGGGGCAGATCAAACGCCTGACCGGATTGCCTTCCAGCAGCACCCTAATCGCCAGGCACTGCAAGACCGCATTCGGGCCCAGTTCGAGTTGCCGTCGCAAAAGAACACCGCCAGCTGGTTTGTGGTGGATGCCCATGGGTTTCATATCGCGTCGTCGTTCGATGCCGACCCGGCCGTTTCGCCGATTGGGGGCTACTTCGGCTATCGAACTTATTTCCAAGGAGGAGCGGCCGATCTTTCGCCAACCGCCCCTACCCCGGAACCGATCAACGAAACGCATCTTTCGGCTGTGTTCCGCAGTACGGCCTCTGGCACGTGGAAAGTCGCTATGTCGACGCCGCTGCGAACCAACGGCAAGCTGGTGGGGATCGTGGCGATGTCGATCGATGTCGGGAAGTTCACCAGTCTGGAACCGGCCGAGCATCAGTTTGCCGTGTTGGTCGATGGCCGCGACGCTCCGACGCATGGCGTGATCTTGCAGCATCCGCTGTATGACAAACTGCTGGAAAACCGCGAGATGGTGCCGATTCGCTTTTCGGAGGAAGACCAGTACCGCGTGAAGCTCGACCAGTTTCAATCGAATCAACCGGTGGTCGGCAAAGATCCGATCGGGCACGACAAGCTGGGGCAAGAGTACAACAAGCCATGGATTTTCGCCGCGAAGGATGTTGTCTTACCGCAGCGAAAGGGCCAGGTTTCCAGCGACCCGCAATCGACCGGGCTGGTGGTCGTCGTGCAGGAAGACCACGGATTTGCAGTGAAGCCAATTCACGAGCTCGGCAAGCAGCTTTCCCAGCAAGCCATGCTGGCGGTCTCGTTGATTATCCTGGTCGTGCTGACGCTGTGGTACTTTGTCGTGCGAGCGCTGCGACGTGTCGATGTCGGGGCGGTCGCAACCGGCGATTCCAGCAGCGTAATTCCTCCCCACGAGATGCCCACGATCGTGGCCCCTGTCAAAACCGGAACTAAATCGTAG
- a CDS encoding folylpolyglutamate synthase/dihydrofolate synthase family protein, producing MDASQSADSPSYQEALDYLFQRINYERTTDIPYRSRSFKLDRMQSLMDALGNPERKLKIIHVAGTKGKGSTSAFLSNILWKAGHRVGRFTSPHLERLEERFWLNGDSCSAEDIVQLVDQIRPIVQQMDETAGPEDRLTFFEITTAMGFLLFAQQEVDFAVIEVGLGGRLDSTNVCHPLLCTITSISRDHTALLGNTLAEIAGEKAGIIKPNVPVVSGVIAVEAQSVIANVAAQNKAPLSQLGRDFRSTPKATDWTESARGAWFQQAFEFQWHDQPAESLVIRVKGDHQVANAGLAIAAVHQLREAGHSISDEALREGLATTQLPARIECLSERPAVIVDAAHNDASAAALVEVLEKHFPDQRRHLVFASSGDKDHAAVLGQLLTAFDNVWLTKYGFSPRSTSPEQLLKIAESIEHHRNVPIHTTDEAKAAFHEAMHEMQADDVLVVTGSFFIAAEFKRFWAETAANQDATFRATP from the coding sequence TTGGACGCCAGCCAATCTGCCGATTCGCCCTCGTACCAGGAAGCGTTGGATTATCTCTTCCAGCGAATCAATTACGAGCGAACGACCGACATCCCCTATCGCTCGCGCAGCTTCAAGCTCGACCGCATGCAGTCGCTGATGGACGCGCTGGGCAATCCTGAACGCAAGCTCAAGATCATCCACGTGGCTGGTACCAAGGGGAAAGGATCGACCTCGGCGTTCCTGTCCAACATTCTGTGGAAAGCGGGGCACCGCGTCGGTCGGTTTACTTCGCCCCACTTGGAACGCCTGGAAGAACGTTTCTGGCTCAACGGCGATAGCTGTTCCGCGGAAGATATCGTGCAGCTAGTCGATCAAATCCGGCCGATCGTGCAGCAGATGGACGAAACCGCCGGCCCTGAGGATCGGTTGACGTTCTTTGAGATCACCACCGCGATGGGATTTCTGCTGTTCGCCCAGCAAGAGGTCGACTTCGCAGTGATCGAAGTCGGACTCGGCGGTCGTCTCGATTCGACCAATGTATGCCACCCGCTGCTGTGCACTATTACCAGCATCAGCCGCGACCATACCGCATTATTAGGGAACACGCTGGCAGAAATTGCTGGCGAGAAAGCGGGTATTATCAAGCCAAATGTGCCGGTGGTAAGTGGCGTAATAGCGGTCGAAGCTCAGTCGGTAATCGCTAACGTGGCCGCTCAAAATAAGGCACCACTAAGCCAACTTGGCCGAGACTTCCGCAGCACGCCGAAAGCGACCGACTGGACCGAATCGGCTCGCGGGGCATGGTTCCAGCAAGCATTCGAGTTTCAGTGGCATGACCAGCCAGCCGAGTCGCTCGTCATTCGGGTGAAGGGAGATCACCAGGTCGCCAACGCCGGGCTGGCGATCGCGGCCGTACATCAGCTCCGCGAAGCAGGGCATTCAATTTCTGACGAAGCCCTTCGCGAAGGGTTGGCCACCACGCAGTTGCCGGCTCGTATCGAATGCCTCTCGGAACGCCCAGCGGTGATAGTCGATGCGGCTCACAACGATGCCTCTGCCGCCGCGCTGGTCGAAGTACTCGAGAAGCATTTCCCCGATCAACGGCGGCATCTTGTGTTTGCGTCGAGTGGCGATAAAGATCATGCGGCGGTCTTAGGGCAACTGCTAACCGCCTTCGATAACGTATGGCTGACGAAGTATGGCTTCAGTCCTCGCTCGACGAGTCCCGAGCAGCTGTTGAAGATTGCCGAGTCGATCGAGCACCACCGCAACGTACCGATTCATACCACCGACGAAGCGAAAGCCGCGTTCCATGAGGCGATGCACGAGATGCAAGCGGACGATGTCTTGGTCGTGACAGGCTCGTTCTTCATTGCGGCCGAGTTCAAACGCTTCTGGGCTGAAACGGCCGCCAATCAAGATGCAACGTTTCGTGCGACTCCGTAA
- a CDS encoding DUF1559 domain-containing protein, with translation MKRRGFTLVELLVVIAIIGVLIALLLPAVQQAREAARRMQCTNQLKQWVLATHNYHDTYTRFPTSWQGGSNQWSAQARLLPYLEQKALESEIDYAVDYSNYHSDTNRFINGVPLPAIRVDLLLCPSEVKDQLRLSSGNPYHYPLNYVINMGVWYVYNGSNGGNGAFVPTKYLRMADMTDGTTNVMAFSEAKAYTDYDRESSEYGTAEINSFPDVAGYIQSNVVEGARTSGHTEWVDGKTHQTGFTAFFTPNTDFVPSGGTRAIPIDFTNNRESVGASTLSTNPTLAAVTARSFHPGVVNVAFMDGSVSRVTDTVDLGTYRAIATRNGGEVINRGDL, from the coding sequence ATGAAAAGAAGAGGCTTTACCCTCGTCGAACTCCTGGTCGTAATCGCGATCATTGGTGTCTTAATCGCCCTGCTTTTGCCCGCCGTTCAACAGGCACGCGAAGCAGCCCGCCGGATGCAGTGTACCAATCAGCTGAAGCAATGGGTTCTCGCAACTCATAACTATCACGACACTTACACAAGATTCCCAACAAGTTGGCAAGGGGGTTCCAATCAATGGTCCGCCCAAGCACGCTTGCTGCCGTATCTCGAGCAAAAAGCGCTTGAATCGGAAATCGATTACGCCGTCGATTACTCAAATTACCACTCCGATACCAACCGGTTTATCAATGGAGTGCCACTTCCGGCGATTCGAGTTGATCTGTTGCTTTGCCCTTCCGAGGTGAAGGATCAATTGCGACTCAGCAGTGGCAACCCATATCACTACCCATTGAATTACGTGATCAACATGGGCGTGTGGTATGTCTACAACGGCAGCAATGGCGGGAACGGTGCGTTTGTGCCGACGAAGTATCTTCGCATGGCCGACATGACCGACGGGACGACGAACGTGATGGCGTTCAGCGAAGCCAAAGCGTACACCGACTACGATCGCGAGAGCAGCGAATATGGCACCGCGGAAATCAACAGTTTCCCCGATGTCGCTGGCTATATCCAAAGCAATGTCGTCGAAGGAGCGCGAACTTCCGGCCATACCGAATGGGTCGACGGCAAAACGCATCAGACTGGTTTTACTGCCTTTTTCACGCCTAATACCGACTTTGTTCCCAGCGGCGGAACGCGTGCCATTCCGATCGATTTCACCAATAATCGAGAGAGTGTCGGTGCTTCAACGTTGTCCACCAATCCAACCCTCGCGGCGGTAACCGCTCGAAGCTTTCACCCTGGTGTGGTGAACGTGGCATTCATGGATGGATCGGTATCTCGGGTCACCGACACGGTCGATCTGGGCACCTACCGCGCGATCGCTACTCGCAACGGCGGCGAAGTCATCAATCGAGGCGATCTCTAA
- a CDS encoding ABC transporter permease, producing the protein MGIEDTIQPLSEWLLPIPGEQLGGLLTFLISLIILIVVGLVFGFIMSVFRNGPFEAFYAVFGTAVKSVPELLSISPRRVSAMTWLAFQEAIRKKALLVFALFMVVLLFAGWYINPSAEQPVRLYLTFVLTFPKWLVLLLVIALSVFSLPDDIKRRTIYTIYTKPVLPSELFLGRLFGFVGVGTIVLLAMAVVSYIFLMQGFNHTHYIDAEQLVQGEDGTLIGETTEAAGHKHAVTIYPDGTGETDRTHEHRHAISLNEGATGNEKYTVHGPTDMFQARVRHIGHVRFLDRSGKNAAPRGINVGKEWEYFSYIEGGTFGAAIFTFDNVNAGMLTEVTEGDETKEMLPVEFNLSVFRTYKGIITEGIRGNYYFKNPETGERSIAIPFTAKEESDLHYIPRTLSNFKADAEKPELDLLEDLTSEEGGRLELWIQCVEPGQYFGVAQNTVYILEANRSFTMNYIKCYFGIWLQVVLVITFGLVFSTFLNGPVALLASFLALGYGSIAGDVKDLARSVIYGEKTGWYGGGPAEAMVRLFTQKNIMTELGDYFWVDVVKGIDMVFAALIYAFVNMLPDYSMFDTQGFVVDGYNIPIAVVAEQFVTVFGFLIALVAVGYFFLKSKEIAA; encoded by the coding sequence ATGGGGATTGAAGATACTATCCAGCCGCTTTCCGAGTGGCTACTTCCCATCCCGGGCGAGCAGCTTGGCGGCCTTCTCACGTTCCTGATTTCCCTGATCATCCTGATCGTCGTCGGTCTGGTGTTCGGGTTCATCATGTCGGTCTTCCGCAACGGCCCTTTCGAGGCCTTTTATGCGGTGTTCGGCACGGCCGTGAAATCGGTTCCAGAGCTCCTATCCATTTCGCCGCGTCGTGTTAGCGCGATGACCTGGCTCGCCTTCCAGGAAGCAATTCGCAAGAAAGCGCTTCTGGTTTTTGCGTTGTTCATGGTCGTGCTGCTGTTTGCCGGGTGGTATATCAACCCTAGCGCAGAACAGCCGGTGCGTCTTTACTTGACGTTCGTGCTGACGTTCCCGAAGTGGCTGGTGCTGCTGTTGGTAATCGCCCTGAGCGTATTCAGCCTGCCGGACGACATCAAACGCCGCACGATTTACACCATTTACACCAAGCCTGTTCTTCCGAGCGAATTGTTCCTCGGGCGTCTGTTTGGCTTTGTCGGCGTCGGTACGATCGTGCTTCTCGCCATGGCGGTGGTCTCTTACATCTTCCTGATGCAGGGCTTCAACCATACGCATTACATCGACGCTGAACAGCTTGTCCAAGGGGAAGACGGAACGCTGATCGGCGAAACGACCGAAGCGGCCGGACATAAGCACGCCGTCACGATCTATCCCGACGGTACCGGCGAAACCGATCGTACGCACGAGCATCGTCACGCGATCTCGCTGAACGAAGGGGCGACCGGCAACGAAAAGTACACCGTGCATGGCCCGACCGACATGTTCCAGGCCCGCGTTCGCCATATCGGGCATGTTCGCTTCCTGGATCGCTCCGGTAAAAACGCCGCACCGCGCGGGATTAACGTCGGTAAGGAATGGGAATACTTCAGCTACATCGAAGGGGGTACCTTTGGTGCCGCCATCTTTACGTTCGACAACGTCAACGCAGGGATGCTGACCGAAGTGACCGAGGGGGATGAGACGAAGGAAATGCTTCCTGTCGAGTTCAACTTGAGCGTGTTCCGAACCTACAAAGGGATCATCACGGAAGGTATCCGCGGAAACTACTACTTCAAGAATCCAGAAACCGGCGAACGTAGCATTGCGATTCCATTCACCGCCAAGGAAGAATCGGACTTGCACTACATTCCGCGAACGCTCTCCAACTTCAAAGCCGATGCGGAGAAGCCGGAACTCGACTTACTGGAAGACCTGACTTCGGAAGAAGGGGGCCGCTTGGAATTGTGGATCCAATGTGTCGAGCCAGGCCAGTACTTTGGTGTCGCTCAAAACACGGTCTACATCCTGGAAGCCAACCGCAGCTTCACGATGAACTACATCAAGTGCTACTTCGGCATCTGGCTGCAAGTGGTGCTGGTCATCACCTTTGGTTTGGTCTTCAGTACATTCCTGAATGGCCCAGTGGCTCTGCTCGCCTCGTTCCTGGCTTTGGGCTACGGAAGCATCGCTGGCGACGTGAAAGACCTGGCCCGTAGTGTCATCTATGGTGAAAAAACCGGATGGTACGGGGGTGGTCCCGCCGAGGCCATGGTGCGACTATTTACACAGAAGAACATCATGACCGAACTGGGCGACTACTTCTGGGTAGACGTCGTGAAAGGGATCGACATGGTGTTTGCCGCCCTGATTTATGCATTTGTAAACATGCTGCCTGATTACAGCATGTTCGACACGCAAGGTTTCGTCGTCGACGGGTATAACATTCCTA
- a CDS encoding adenylate/guanylate cyclase domain-containing protein, whose protein sequence is MAELFARDTLSSQRWRRRLVPNQPIVIGRTTPKFPIAWDKQISSQHAQLNWNGVQLEVRKVEEAVNPIFYNSRPRISFMLDPGKHFVIGHTEFLLLDSEPTMPLPHRSPKTEVTIRPEEIRKASFRKTPGRIELLTELVSKMTASTDHEQLIVITLQQLLQGIPHATEVLLLEPTQSETGPQFAPIAWDSRDGISTPRGSSRSLIENAVHSQMCVLHVWPSDPDPAESDYTQIAGHDWAMCIPIQIKLQQVAALYISGKRARLEGNLTEVELLQDDIKFAELAGSTFANLSRNLALERRQSQLNQFFTPGLLDHVSSDLDSFLAPREADLMVLFCDLRGFSRATEEHFDRLIPYLNHTSETLSIITAAILAQQGVIGDFHGDAVMGFWGWPVDAAENPLGAIQAGWEIAQALAGTDFLCAESPPKAGIGIAAGRAVAGMIGSRDQVKVTAFGPPVNLAARIEGLTKPLGVPFLLDEKAVAQLQQHPSMPPNTFLRLGNFRLAGLRQATQIFTVNSGEQPWTAHYSQALASFEDGNWPQTKEMLEEVPESFGPRKMLYEIMAQHENRCPADWNGTIERTAK, encoded by the coding sequence ATGGCTGAATTGTTTGCTCGCGATACGCTTTCTTCGCAGCGGTGGCGACGACGTCTCGTGCCGAATCAGCCGATCGTCATCGGTCGTACGACGCCCAAGTTTCCGATCGCGTGGGACAAGCAGATCTCGTCGCAGCATGCCCAATTGAACTGGAATGGCGTTCAGCTGGAAGTCCGCAAGGTGGAAGAAGCGGTCAATCCGATTTTCTACAACTCGCGGCCACGAATCTCGTTTATGCTCGACCCCGGCAAGCATTTCGTCATCGGACACACCGAGTTCCTGCTGTTAGACTCGGAACCGACGATGCCGCTACCGCATCGCAGCCCCAAGACGGAAGTCACCATTCGCCCCGAAGAAATCCGCAAAGCCTCCTTCCGCAAAACGCCAGGGCGGATCGAACTGCTGACCGAGTTGGTCTCGAAGATGACCGCCTCGACCGATCACGAGCAGCTGATCGTCATTACGTTGCAGCAACTTCTGCAAGGCATTCCCCACGCCACGGAAGTGCTTTTGCTAGAGCCAACGCAAAGCGAGACCGGGCCACAGTTCGCCCCAATCGCGTGGGACAGTCGCGATGGTATTTCAACGCCACGTGGTTCAAGCCGCAGCTTGATCGAGAACGCCGTCCATTCGCAAATGTGCGTACTGCATGTCTGGCCAAGCGATCCTGACCCGGCTGAGTCAGACTATACCCAAATCGCTGGGCACGACTGGGCGATGTGTATTCCGATTCAGATTAAGCTGCAGCAAGTCGCCGCACTTTACATCTCCGGGAAGCGGGCTCGTCTGGAAGGCAATTTGACCGAGGTCGAACTGCTGCAGGACGATATCAAATTCGCCGAGCTGGCCGGGTCGACGTTCGCGAATCTCTCGCGGAACCTGGCGTTGGAACGACGGCAATCGCAGCTGAACCAATTCTTTACGCCGGGTTTGCTCGATCACGTTTCGTCCGATCTCGACAGTTTCCTCGCCCCGCGCGAGGCCGATTTGATGGTGCTGTTTTGTGATCTGAGGGGCTTTTCCCGTGCGACCGAAGAGCACTTCGATCGGCTGATTCCTTATTTGAACCATACGAGCGAAACACTTTCGATCATTACCGCGGCCATCCTCGCGCAGCAGGGCGTGATCGGTGATTTTCATGGCGATGCGGTGATGGGCTTTTGGGGCTGGCCGGTCGATGCAGCGGAGAATCCGTTAGGTGCGATCCAAGCAGGCTGGGAAATCGCCCAGGCTCTCGCAGGCACCGACTTCCTTTGTGCGGAATCGCCACCGAAAGCAGGCATTGGTATCGCGGCCGGACGTGCGGTGGCCGGCATGATCGGTAGCCGCGATCAAGTGAAAGTGACCGCGTTTGGCCCGCCGGTGAACCTGGCTGCCCGGATCGAAGGGCTTACCAAACCGCTAGGCGTTCCGTTTCTGCTGGACGAAAAGGCGGTCGCACAGCTACAGCAACATCCTTCGATGCCGCCGAATACCTTCCTCCGGCTCGGCAATTTCCGCCTGGCAGGGCTGCGGCAAGCAACGCAGATCTTCACCGTCAACTCCGGCGAACAGCCATGGACCGCCCATTACTCTCAGGCACTCGCTTCTTTTGAAGACGGTAACTGGCCGCAAACCAAAGAGATGCTTGAGGAAGTGCCGGAGTCGTTTGGACCGCGAAAGATGCTATACGAAATCATGGCTCAGCACGAAAACCGCTGTCCCGCCGATTGGAACGGTACCATCGAGCGAACCGCGAAATAG
- a CDS encoding ABC transporter ATP-binding protein translates to MASVETQPQSSASSSDNEVIIETRNLTKIYRDFWGRQKVRALKALDLEVRRGEIFGLLGPNGSGKSTTMKLLLGLLFPTSGQALVFGQDPTSIATKERIGYLPEESYLYRFLDARETLNFYGQLFNMPADVRQKRVNELIEMVGLKWAERRQLKEYSKGMTRRIGLAQALINDPELIFLDEPTTGLDPIGIREMKDLILKLKEQGKTVLVTSHQLADLQDVADRIAILHQGELKELGRVDALLKVSDETQIRAKGVSEEAKAEIRAILEREHAENISVENPTTTLEELFLNIVRESEARPGRRAGSDKS, encoded by the coding sequence ATGGCATCGGTAGAAACTCAACCGCAATCGTCTGCTTCCTCATCCGACAACGAAGTCATCATCGAAACGCGTAATCTGACCAAGATTTATCGCGACTTCTGGGGACGCCAAAAAGTTCGAGCCCTCAAAGCACTCGACTTGGAAGTGCGTCGTGGCGAGATCTTTGGCTTGCTCGGACCAAATGGTTCCGGCAAATCAACGACGATGAAGCTTTTGCTCGGCTTGCTCTTCCCCACTAGCGGTCAGGCTTTGGTTTTCGGCCAAGATCCGACCAGCATCGCGACGAAGGAACGCATCGGCTACTTGCCGGAAGAGTCGTACCTGTATCGCTTTCTGGATGCTCGGGAAACGCTGAACTTCTACGGCCAGTTGTTTAACATGCCTGCCGATGTTCGCCAGAAACGAGTGAACGAACTGATCGAGATGGTCGGTCTGAAGTGGGCCGAACGCCGTCAGTTGAAAGAATACTCGAAGGGTATGACCCGTCGAATCGGTCTCGCTCAGGCACTGATCAACGATCCAGAGCTGATCTTCCTCGACGAACCAACGACCGGTTTAGACCCCATCGGTATTCGCGAGATGAAGGACTTGATCCTGAAACTCAAGGAACAGGGCAAAACGGTCCTGGTCACCAGCCACCAGTTGGCCGACCTTCAGGACGTTGCCGATCGTATCGCCATTCTGCATCAGGGCGAACTGAAAGAACTGGGTCGCGTGGATGCGTTGCTGAAAGTCAGCGACGAAACCCAAATCCGTGCCAAAGGTGTCAGCGAAGAGGCGAAAGCCGAAATCCGAGCCATCTTGGAACGTGAACACGCCGAGAACATCTCGGTGGAAAACCCAACAACGACGCTGGAAGAACTCTTCCTCAATATCGTTCGCGAAAGCGAAGCCCGACCTGGCCGCCGTGCCGGATCGGACAAATCGTAG